A genome region from Mycobacterium florentinum includes the following:
- a CDS encoding flavin-containing monooxygenase, which produces MIGAGLTGLYQTYRLRETGYRVLGVEGSDNVGGVWHHNRYPGCRIDSESEVYGYFWSEQLKQEWNWSERFAAQPEVLEYIHRAVEIMDIRKDYIFNARVKRAVFDDENNVWTLEFEQQYRAPVTARFVFSALGPLSAPQMPNVPGINTFKGESYHTANWPRDPNGFGPAKLDFSGKRVGVIGVGSTGVQVIQEMAKVAKNLTVFLRSPNWCTPLGNGPMTQERMDYIKSHYNEFTAKCDASIAGFPHEFIPENLFDVPEEERDAKLAELYEGPGFSLWLGVYQDALSDPTANKYVSDFVAQKIRERVKDPRIAELLIPKDHGFGTKRVPLETNYYEVYNQDNVAVVDLNTTPITRITPEGILTTDALHEFDVIIYATGFDAVKGSWNRIDIRGPGGVDLKDAWADGITTYMGMQCPGFPNFFLLVGPQSGATFCNIPRCSALAVDWLSDMMAHAKEAGIQRIEPELAAAESYSLYCSKLLDKLLLGQTNSWFTGINKNIEGRDKREVLLFAGGIPKFREYCEDVSNHDYKGYIMS; this is translated from the coding sequence GTGATCGGCGCGGGATTGACGGGCCTGTATCAGACCTATCGTCTGCGCGAGACGGGTTACCGGGTACTGGGGGTTGAGGGGTCAGACAACGTGGGCGGTGTGTGGCATCACAACCGCTATCCAGGCTGCCGCATCGATTCGGAGAGCGAAGTCTACGGATACTTCTGGAGCGAACAGCTCAAGCAGGAATGGAACTGGTCCGAACGCTTCGCCGCACAGCCCGAAGTCCTGGAATACATCCATCGCGCGGTCGAGATCATGGACATCCGCAAGGATTACATCTTCAACGCCAGGGTCAAGAGGGCGGTGTTCGACGACGAAAACAATGTCTGGACACTTGAATTCGAGCAGCAGTACCGCGCGCCTGTGACGGCACGGTTCGTTTTCTCGGCACTCGGGCCCCTGTCTGCGCCCCAGATGCCCAACGTGCCCGGCATCAACACCTTCAAGGGCGAGAGCTATCACACGGCGAATTGGCCGCGCGACCCCAACGGGTTCGGTCCGGCCAAGCTCGACTTCTCCGGCAAGCGGGTGGGCGTGATCGGTGTGGGATCGACGGGTGTGCAGGTGATCCAGGAAATGGCCAAGGTAGCCAAGAACCTGACGGTGTTCTTGCGATCACCGAACTGGTGTACCCCGCTGGGCAACGGCCCCATGACGCAGGAGCGGATGGACTACATCAAGTCGCACTACAACGAGTTCACCGCCAAATGCGATGCGTCCATCGCCGGCTTCCCACACGAATTCATTCCGGAAAACCTGTTCGATGTTCCGGAAGAAGAGCGCGATGCCAAGCTGGCGGAACTGTATGAGGGGCCAGGCTTCTCGCTGTGGCTCGGTGTGTATCAGGATGCGCTATCCGACCCGACAGCGAATAAATACGTCTCGGACTTCGTGGCGCAAAAAATCCGTGAACGCGTCAAGGATCCGCGCATCGCTGAACTACTGATACCCAAGGATCATGGCTTCGGGACGAAGCGGGTTCCGCTCGAGACCAACTATTACGAGGTCTACAACCAAGACAATGTCGCGGTTGTCGACCTGAACACGACGCCGATTACCAGAATCACGCCCGAAGGCATCCTGACTACCGATGCCTTGCACGAGTTCGACGTGATCATCTACGCCACAGGTTTCGACGCGGTCAAGGGCTCGTGGAACCGCATCGACATTCGCGGCCCGGGCGGCGTTGACCTGAAAGACGCATGGGCTGACGGAATCACGACTTACATGGGCATGCAGTGCCCTGGATTTCCCAATTTCTTCCTGTTGGTCGGGCCGCAGAGTGGCGCCACCTTCTGCAACATTCCGCGCTGTTCCGCGCTCGCCGTCGACTGGCTGAGCGACATGATGGCCCACGCGAAAGAAGCCGGCATCCAGCGCATCGAACCCGAACTTGCCGCGGCCGAAAGCTATTCGCTCTATTGCTCGAAGCTGCTGGACAAGCTGTTGCTGGGCCAGACCAACTCCTGGTTCACCGGGAT
- a CDS encoding acyl-CoA dehydrogenase family protein, producing the protein MDFRFTAEQQLWHDTVHAFMEKEVGVEYTRKHDEAREFPNEAYKKIADRGWLGLLIPEEFGGLAADPIMYAIFCEAIAKYSLDFAAAVMTSMFTATNVANHGTDEQRRRYLPPFLDGELKFSISISEPGAGSDAAGLRTKAVRDGDSWILNGNKVFCSGAHLPNTVIATMARTGEDKHKGLSMFLVPNATSGVDIRKLDTIVRRSLGTTEIFFTDARIPAENMIGAPGDGWSVVNSHLAWERLSLAATYVGNARTALDDTITYTKNRTQFGKPLSSFQVLKHRMAENECEVEAARLLVYSAATKLARGEHALKDVSMAKVFAADVAFKVSFNGMQALGGYAQLPEYDMERYFREAKHAMVGGGTNEIQRTIIAREMGL; encoded by the coding sequence ATGGATTTTCGGTTTACTGCCGAGCAGCAGTTGTGGCACGACACCGTGCACGCTTTCATGGAGAAAGAAGTCGGTGTCGAGTACACCCGCAAGCACGACGAAGCCCGTGAATTCCCAAATGAGGCTTACAAGAAGATTGCCGACCGTGGGTGGCTGGGGTTGCTGATCCCCGAAGAGTTCGGTGGCCTTGCGGCTGACCCGATCATGTACGCGATCTTCTGCGAAGCGATCGCCAAGTACAGCCTCGACTTCGCCGCCGCGGTGATGACGTCGATGTTCACCGCCACCAACGTCGCCAACCACGGTACCGACGAGCAGCGACGCAGATACCTGCCACCGTTTTTGGACGGCGAGCTGAAGTTCTCGATCTCGATCAGCGAACCGGGCGCGGGCTCCGATGCCGCGGGTCTGCGCACCAAAGCCGTGCGCGATGGTGACTCGTGGATTCTCAACGGCAACAAGGTTTTTTGTTCGGGAGCTCACTTGCCGAATACGGTGATCGCCACGATGGCCCGCACCGGCGAAGACAAGCACAAGGGCCTGTCGATGTTCTTGGTTCCCAACGCCACCTCAGGGGTGGACATTCGCAAGCTCGACACCATCGTGCGCCGCAGCTTGGGCACCACCGAGATCTTCTTCACCGACGCGCGTATACCCGCCGAGAACATGATAGGCGCCCCGGGCGACGGCTGGTCGGTGGTTAACAGTCACCTTGCCTGGGAACGACTTTCGCTGGCGGCCACCTATGTCGGCAACGCGCGCACCGCGCTCGACGACACAATCACTTACACCAAGAACAGGACGCAGTTCGGGAAGCCGCTGTCGTCGTTTCAAGTGCTCAAGCACCGAATGGCCGAAAATGAGTGCGAGGTCGAAGCCGCACGACTGCTGGTCTACAGCGCAGCGACCAAGCTTGCCCGCGGCGAACACGCTCTCAAGGACGTCTCGATGGCCAAGGTGTTCGCGGCCGATGTGGCTTTCAAAGTTTCCTTCAACGGCATGCAAGCCCTCGGCGGCTACGCTCAGCTGCCCGAATACGACATGGAGCGCTACTTCCGCGAAGCCAAACACGCCATGGTCGGCGGCGGAACAAACGAAATCCAGCGCACCATCATCGCCCGAGAGATGGGCCTCTAG
- a CDS encoding CaiB/BaiF CoA transferase family protein, with protein sequence MPLQGCYRNLRVLDVSENIAGPLATMILADLGADVIKVERAGRGDATRWLPPRLGDTSTVFATVNRNKRSVALDLSTPLGRAGLVDIARGCDVVVESFRPGVAEKLGLGFDDVKAVRPDVIYCSISAFGRGALGHDRPGYDALVQAFSGIMSLTGSPEGPPARTAPSVVDISTGMWAAMSIMAAMADHPAGSGPMRLDATLVDSALFMMCHQIVGLLGADYHPQRLGSAAPSAVPYREFATSDGSIMVAAATDALFDKLCTAIGADDLRGDARFATAEQRVESREALDAELQAIFRAEPSQHWLSAVGSAGVPVSAVQTLEAAVGDPLTRERRLITTTDADAVPTLRLPLDQHRAFPLRPPPALGQHTEEVLREIGYTADEAHTLATTHIPQVAG encoded by the coding sequence ATGCCTCTGCAGGGCTGCTACCGCAACCTTCGCGTTCTTGATGTCAGCGAAAATATCGCCGGCCCTTTGGCGACCATGATCTTGGCTGATTTGGGTGCCGACGTCATCAAGGTCGAACGTGCCGGCCGGGGAGACGCCACCCGGTGGCTTCCGCCGCGGCTCGGTGACACCAGCACCGTGTTCGCCACCGTCAACCGCAACAAACGCAGTGTGGCCCTGGATCTTTCAACTCCGCTCGGTCGCGCTGGGCTGGTGGACATCGCCCGCGGATGTGACGTGGTGGTGGAGTCTTTTCGCCCCGGTGTGGCCGAGAAGCTGGGATTGGGATTCGACGACGTCAAAGCGGTGCGTCCCGACGTCATCTACTGCTCGATCAGTGCCTTTGGCCGCGGCGCCCTGGGCCACGACCGGCCCGGATACGATGCGCTGGTGCAGGCCTTTTCCGGCATCATGAGCCTGACGGGATCCCCGGAGGGTCCGCCCGCCCGAACGGCCCCCTCCGTGGTGGACATTTCCACGGGAATGTGGGCGGCGATGTCGATCATGGCGGCCATGGCCGACCACCCCGCGGGTTCTGGGCCGATGCGCTTGGATGCCACACTTGTCGACAGCGCGCTATTTATGATGTGCCACCAAATCGTTGGGCTGCTGGGTGCGGACTACCATCCACAGCGACTGGGCTCCGCCGCCCCCAGTGCGGTGCCCTACCGGGAGTTCGCCACCAGCGACGGCTCCATCATGGTCGCCGCGGCAACCGATGCATTGTTCGACAAACTCTGCACCGCTATCGGCGCTGACGATCTGCGGGGTGATGCGCGCTTCGCGACCGCGGAGCAGCGCGTGGAATCCCGGGAAGCGCTCGACGCCGAATTACAGGCCATTTTCCGCGCGGAGCCCTCGCAGCATTGGCTGTCGGCCGTCGGCAGTGCCGGCGTGCCGGTCAGCGCAGTCCAAACTTTAGAGGCCGCGGTCGGCGATCCGTTGACCCGGGAGCGTCGGCTGATCACCACCACCGACGCCGACGCGGTACCAACACTGCGGCTTCCGTTGGACCAGCACCGCGCGTTTCCGCTCCGTCCGCCACCGGCGTTGGGGCAACATACCGAAGAGGTGCTGCGTGAGATCGGCTATACCGCCGACGAGGCTCATACGCTGGCCACAACACACATACCCCAGGTGGCAGGTTGA